The following are encoded together in the Lactuca sativa cultivar Salinas chromosome 1, Lsat_Salinas_v11, whole genome shotgun sequence genome:
- the LOC111893009 gene encoding thioredoxin-like 3-3 — protein MDNTEAAKQINLHGNLITASNDENLTNIFHQIRTSKSPAVINFGASWCRVCAEILPSFNQLSNKFPKLSFVYADIDECPETTQHIRYTPTFHFYRDGERVDAMFGAGQERLHDRLWLHS, from the exons ATGGACAATACAGAAGCAGCAAAGCAAATCAATCTCCATGGCAACCTCATCACTGCATCCAACGATGAGAATCTAACAAACATTTTTCACCAAATCAGAACTTCCAAATCCCCT GCGGTGATCAACTTCGGTGCATCATG GTGTCGTGTTTGTGCAGAGATCCTCCCTTCGTTTAACCAATTAAGCAACAAGTTCCCAAAACTTTCATTTGTGTATGCAGATATCGATGAATGCCCAGAAACAACCCAACATATTCGATACACACCCACTTTCCATTTCTATCGAGATGGTGAAAGAGTCGACGCCATGTTTGGTGCCGGTCAAGAAAGGTTACACGACCGTCTCTGGTTACACTCCTAA
- the LOC111893008 gene encoding S-adenosylmethionine synthase 2 gives METFLFTSESVNEGHPDKLCDQVSDAILDACLEQDPESKVACETCTKTNMVMVFGEITTKAKVDYEKIVRKTCKEIGFTSPEVGLDADNCKVLVNIEQQSPDIAQGVHGHLSKKPEEIGAGDQGHMFGYATDETPELMPLTHVLATKLGAKLTEVRKNKTCSWLRPDGKTQVTVEYKNDNGAMVPIRVHTVLISTQHDETVTNDQIAKDLKEHVIKPVIPSKYLDEKTIFHLNPSGRFVIGGPHGDAGLTGRKIIIDTYGGWGAHGGGAFSGKDPTKVDRSGAYIVRQAAKSVVASGLARRCIVQVSYAIGVAEPLSVFVDTYKTGKIPDKDILVLIKENFDFRPGMMSINLDLKRGGNFRYQKTAAYGHFGREDPDFTWETPKVLKPKA, from the coding sequence ATGGAAACCTTCCTATTCACATCAGAATCCGTGAACGAAGGCCACCCAGACAAGCTATGTGATCAAGTCTCAGACGCCATTCTAGACGCATGTCTAGAACAAGACCCCGAAAGCAAAGTCGCCTGTGAAACCTGCACCAAAACCAACATGGTCATGGTCTTCGGTGAAATCACAACCAAAGCCAAAGTCGACTACGAGAAAATTGTCCGTAAAACCTGCAAAGAAATCGGATTCACATCTCCCGAAGTCGGACTCGATGCTGACAACTGCAAAGTCCTAGTCAACATCGAGCAACAAAGCCCCGACATAGCTCAAGGCGTCCATGGCCACCTCAGCAAGAAACCAGAAGAAATCGGTGCTGGTGATCAAGGACACATGTTTGGGTACGCTACAGATGAAACCCCTGAGCTCATGCCACTCACCCATGTCCTCGCAACCAAACTAGGAGCTAAATTAACCGAAGTCAGAAAGAACAAAACCTGTTCATGGCTACGCCCCGATGGAAAAACACAGGTAACAGTTGAATATAAAAACGATAATGGCGCCATGGTTCCAATTAGGGTTCATACAGTGCTTATATCCACCCAACATGACGAAACTGTAACAAACGACCAAATCGCTAAAGATCTTAAAGAACACGTGATTAAACCGGTGATCCCATCTAAATACCTTGACGAAAAAACCATCTTTCATCTGAACCCGTCTGGGCGGTTTGTGATTGGTGGTCCCCACGGTGATGCGGGGCTCACTGGCCGGAAAATTATCATTGATACTTACGGTGGGTGGGGAGCCCACGGTGGTGGTGCTTTCTCCGGGAAGGATCCGACGAAGGTTGACCGGAGTGGGGCTTATATTGTGAGGCAAGCGGCCAAGAGTGTGGTGGCTTCGGGACTTGCACGGCGGTGTATTGTTCAGGTTTCTTATGCGATTGGGGTGGCTGAGCCGTTGTCTGTGTTTGTTGACACGTATAAAACTGGGAAGATTCCGGATAAAGATATTCTTGTTTTGATTAAGGAGAATTTTGATTTTAGGCCAGGGATGATGTCGATTAATCTTGATTTGAAAAGGGGTGGGAATTTTAGGTATCAGAAGACTGCGGCTTATGGCCATTTCGGTCGCGAAGATCCTGATTTTACCTGGGAGACTCCGAAGGTTCTTAAGCCGAAGGCGTGA